The Candidatus Deferrimicrobiaceae bacterium sequence GTAGCGCTTCGAAAATGTTTTCGATGACGTCCGTGGCGGATACGGGCGAGATCGGATGGCGACGGACCAGGATATCGGCGGACATCCCGTGCAGGTAGACGCCCGCGCAAGCGGCGTCGTTCGGGGAAAGCCCCTGGGAAGCAAGCGCTGCGATCATGCCCGATAGCGTGTCGCCCATCCCCCCCGATGCCATGTAGGGGTTGCCGGTGGTATTGATGAACACGTCGCCCATCGGCGTGGCGATGACCGTGCGTGCCCCTTTGAGGATAACGGTGACGTTCTGTTCTTCGGCCAGATGACGGGCGGCGGCGAGACGGGAGGATTCGATGGCGTCGATGGATTCCCCGGTCAGGCGCGACATCTCGCCCGGGTGGGGCGTCAGGATGCAGGGCGCCTTCGCCGTCCGAAGAATGCCGAGGTCGCCCTCGAGCGCATTGAGCCCGTCCGCGTCGATGATGAAGGGGACGCGGATCAGCGGGATGAGGTCGGACATGAACGCCTTGGCGCCGGGGAACGTGCCCATCCCCGGGCCGATCACGGCGACGTCGGCGCGCGAGATCGCCTCGACGATCTGCGGAAGCGATTCGGAGGTGAAGAACCCCTTCCCCTGGTCGGCAACCCCGATGGACATGACTTCCATGAGCTTGGCTTCGACGATCGGGCGAAGCGATTCGGGGACGATCACGGTGATGAGCCCGGCGCCCATCCGCAACGCCGCGCGTCCGGCCAGGCAGGGCGCGCCGGTCATGCCGGGCGATCCGCCCAGGATATAGACACGGCCCGCATCCCCCTTGTGGAAATCCGGGGGGCGGATGGAAAGCATGCTCTTGACCGTGCGCTCGTCGAGCGCCTCGGTCTTGATATCGGCCTCGAATACGGCGCGCGAGGGGATCCCGATGTCGTAGACGTCCGTCTCGCCGCAATGGATCGAGCCAGGAAGCAGCATCTGGCCGACCTTGAGGAGGCCGAAGGTTCCGGTGTAGTCGGCGCGGATCGCCTCGCCCAGGATACGTCCGGTCGTGGCGTCGATTCCGGATGGGATGTCGACCGCGAAGACGGTGGCCATGGAGAGGTTGATCGTCTCGACGACCTCGCGGATCAGCCCCGTTAGCGGGTTCTTGAGCCCCGTTCCCAGGATCGCGTCGACGCAAAGATGGACTTCCTCGAGGTAGGAACGAAGGTCATCGACCCCTTCGGTATCGCGGACGATGTGGATCTCCACGTCCATCTTCTTGAGAATCTCGATCTGCAGGTGCGCGTCGGGCGACAGGCGGTCTTCCTCGTCGAGAAGAAAAACCTCGACGTAGGCCCCCCGGTTGTGCAGGTGGCGCGCGATGACGAACCCGTCCCCTCCGTTGTTGCCCCGGCCGCAGACAATGGCGACCGACGCCTCCTGGGGAGAGAGTCCCTTGTCCTCGAAAACCATCAGGATGCGGTCGGTGCAAGCCCGTCCGGCATTTTCCATCAACGCGACCGAGGGGATGCCGTATTCCTCGATCGAAACCCGGTCGAGCTCGGCCATCTGGTGTGCTGTGACGATTTTCATGAAAGGATTCCTTTTCGTTCGATGATGACGAATGCGACGGCCCGGCCGCCGTCGTGAGTGATCGACACGTGGATGGTGTCGGCGCCGATCTTTTCTAGCCACTTCAATGCCTGTCCGTGCAATCGCACCTCGGGCTTGCCGGAGGGCGTCCGGATCGTCTCGACGTCGCGCCAGAGGATGCCCTGCGATTTGCCGGTGCCGAAGGCCTTCATGACGGCTTCCTTGACGGCGAACCGTCCGGCGAGACGCTCGGAGGCGAGCACGCCGGAAAAGGCGTATTGCGCCTCGGCATCGGTGAAAACGCGCGAAACGAACCGCTCCGGATAGCGCCCGAGCAATTGCTCAATGCGGGAGATTTCGACGATGTCGATGCCGGTTCCGACGATCATGCGGGGCCGTGCCTTTACCGGCCGTGGATGAGATCGGCGATCTCGCGAACGGCTGGCCCGAGGCCGATGAAGATCGCCCGGGCCATGATGCTGTGCCCGATGTTGAACTCTTCGATCTCGGGGATGGCAAGCACCGGGACGATGCTTCGGACATCGAGCCCATGCCCGGCGAACACCTTGAGCCCCAGGTTGGCGGCGCTTTCCGCGGCCCGGGCCATGGTCGCGAGAGCGCGGTCGTAGTGCCTGCGGTTGAACGCTTCGCAGAACGGGCCCGTGTGGATCTCGATGGCGTCGGCGCCGATGTCGGATGAAGCTGCGATCTGCGCCGGGTCGGCGTCAATGAACAAACTGACGAGGATGCCCGAGGCCTTGAGACGGGCGACGCCGGCCCGGACCGATTCCTTTTGACGGGCGACGTCGAGGCCCCCTTCCGTGGTCAGCTCCTTGCGTTTCTCGGGGACCAAAGTGGCGGAATAGGGTTTGGCCGCGAGGGCGATCCCGATCATTTCCTCGGTGGCCGCCATCTCGAGGTTGATCCGGGTTTGCACCGTCTTGAGGAGAAGCTCGAGATCGCGATCCTGGATGTGCCGGCGGTCTTCGCGAAGGTGGATGGTGATGCCGTCGGCGCCGTGATGCTCGGCGATCCCCGCGGCAAACACCGGATCGGGAGACTGTCCTCCGCGGGCCTGGCGCAGCGTCGCGATGTGGTCGATGTTGACGCCGAGACGGCGGCGCCCGGCGATTTCGGGGGGCCGGGTCATTGGAACTCGTTCCCCGCTTTCTCGGCAAGGGCATAGACGATCGCATCGACCTGGCTCTGATCTTCGCCCTCGGCCATGATCCGGAGGAGCGGTTCGGTGCCGCTGTAGCGGACGACGATCCGGCCCCGGTTGCCCAGCTGTTTTTCGAATTCGGACATGGCGGCGACGAAGCCGGGAAACTCTTCGATCGGCACTCGGCGCTCGAGGCGGACATTCCGCAGCACCTGGGGAAACACCGCCAGCTCGGTTCCGAGATCTTCGAGGGGGCGCCCGGTCTCGACCATGACCGCGAGCAATTGCAACGCTGCGAGCACGCCGTCGCCGGTCGTTGCGTGGTCGAGGAAGACGAGATGGCCCGATTGCTCTCCGCCGAAGTTGAAGCCGCCTGCGCGCATGGCCTCGACCACGTAGCGGTCGCCAACCGCCGTGCGGACCAGCCGGATGCCGCGCTCTTTCAGGTAGAGCTCGAGCCCGATATTGCTCATCACGGTCGCCACGACGGTATCGTTCTTAAGACGGTTCGTCCGCTTCAGCTCGTTGGCGCAGATGGCCATGATCCGGTCACCGTTGATGACGTTCCCGTTCCGGTCGACCACGATCACCCGGTCGGCATCCCCGTCGAGGGAGATGCCCAGGTCGGCACGCACTTCTCGAACCTTCGACGAGACGATCTCGGGATGAAGCGAGCCGCAAAGCTCGTTGATGTTGGTGCCGTTGGGGCTGATTCCGATCGGGATCACTTCGGCCCCCAGCTCCTGGAACACCTGGGGGGCGATCTTGTAGGCTGCGCCGTTGCCGCAGTCGACCGCGATGCGCAATCCTTCGAGGGAAAGATGCGAAGGAAACGTGTTCTTGAGGAACACGATGTAGCGGCCGGTGGCGTCATCGATCCGTTGCGCCTTCCCGATCTGGGGAGACGGGGGACGCAGCGTCTTGAGTATCTCGCCCGTGGCCAGCTCTTCGATGCGTGCCTCAAGCTCATCGGGCAGCTTGAAGCCGTCCCGGCCGAAGAACTTGATGCCGTTGTCCTGGTAGGGGTTATGGGACGCCGAGATTACGACGCCGGCATCCGCCCGCATCGAGTGGGTCAGGAAGGCGATCCCCGGCGTCGGGAGCGGGCCGACGAGTAGGACGTCGCCGCCCATGGCGCAGATGCCGGCCGAGAGCGCCGTCTCGAACATGTAGCCGGACAGCCGCGTGTCTTTTCCGATGACCACCTTGTGGCGGCCCGTGTGATTACGGAACACATGTACGACGGCCTGGCCGAGCGCCAACGCGGTCTCGACGGTCATGGGATCGGTATTCGCGACGCCGCGGACGCCGTCGGTTCCGAACAGCTTTCTGCTCAATCCGGCCCCCTACCTGAAATGGATGCGAACCCGCACGACTGGATTACCGACGATTTTAGCATGCACGGTCCACAATTCGACACGGGCCATCGTCGTATAGAGCCCCTTGCCGTTTTCGGGGACGATCTCCTCGGTCGAGAGCGACCCGACCTGCGCAAACGCCCCAGGGGGAGCCTCGACCTCGACCGTCCGGGGGTCGACTTCGATGCGCGAGATCCTGGAACGGATCGACGGCGGGACGACGATGCGGGGGACGACGGGAAGCCGCCGCCGATCCAGTCGCTCAAGGACCACCTCGACGGCTGTCGGGTAAATCCGGGTCAACAGGAGGCCGGGCGGCACCCGGATGCTGCGTTCGTCCAGAGTTACGATGCGGCGACCGGGACGCATCGTCGACAGGTTGATCGAAGCCGAGATGTCGTCGGGCTTGAGGTTGCCGAGGACGGAAGGCGGTCCGGACAAGCGGACCTCGACCTGCCGCTCGACCTTGTTGGTGATCAGCGCCCCCGCCGGGAGGTTGCGGATCTCGAGCGGGACGACCAGCCCGACCTGGACCTGGTTCTCGCCGGCGATGAACCACCAGAGCACGATCGACAGGACGACCGCGATCAGCTTGAAGGCGAAGTTGCTCAGGAGCGATACCCGAAGGAAATGAGAGATACGGGACATCAGCGGGCGGATTCCTTCTTGCCGAAAAGCACCCGAAGGGTGTCGCGCAGCTCGACGGAAGAGTTCACCCGGGTCGCCGTTCGGTCGTGGAAGATGGACACATTGCCCGTCTCTTCGGAGACGACGACCGCGATCGTATCGGTCTCGGAGGCGATGCCCCAGGACGCCCGATGGCGCGTTCCCATCCCACGGGTATCGGAGGTGTCACCCGGGATCGGAAGAATGACGGCGGCAGCGGCGATCCGCTCGTTGCGAACCACGACCGCGCCGTCGTGGATGGGGGATGCCGTGGAAAATATGGCCGCGAGCAGCTCGTTGGAGTAGGTCGCGTCGATCGCCTTCCCGTTCTCGACGAATTCCTGCAGGCCGTTTTCGCGTTCGAACAATACGATGGCGCCGGTCCGGGTCGCGGCCAAAGAAAAGATGCCGTTGCCGAAGACTTCGAGAAAATCGATGGTGGGAATCGACACTCTCGGGCCGAAGAAGGAGGATTGCCCGACCTTGGCGAGGCCGCGCCGGATCTCGGTCTGAAAGATGACGACGAGGATGACCATCAGGCTCCCGAGGAAATTGCCGACGATCCATTGGAACGTGACCATGCCGATCTTCTTGGACAGGACGAAGAGCCCCATGACGAGCAGCAGGCCGGAAACCATCTGGACGGCGCGCGTCCCGCGGATGAAGACGAGGATCCAGTAGATGATGAAAGCGACAAGCAGGATGTCGAGGATGTCCGCAGGCCGGATTTGAGGGATGAGGCTCAGCATGCGCTGCCCTTCCGCACGGCGGCTACGAGGGCGACGGCCTCGCGGGTGGCGCTGACGTCGTGGACTCGAACCATGTGGGCGCCCTGCCATGCGGCGATGACGTTCGAGGCGATCGAGGCCGCGAGACGATCGGCGGGCGGGCCTCCGGAAACCACCCCGAGGAACGATTTTCTGGACGAGGCGAAGAGGATCGGTTTCGACAGGGAATGCAGGAGGTGAAGGGATCGATGGATCTCGAGGTTGTCCTCGAACCGTTTCCCGAACCCGACGCCCGGATCGATCACGATCTGGTCGGCAAGGATGCCCTTCCCCTCAGCCAGGGCGATTCGCCGGCGAAGACCGGTCAAGAGCTCGGGAAAGAACGCATCGTAATGCGGCGCCTGCTGCATGGTCGCGGGAATACCCTGGCGGTGCATCAGGACGATTGCGGCCCCCGAACGCGAGACGACTTCGGCCATCTCCTCGTCGTCGGCCAGTGCGCTGGTGTCGTTGACGATGTCGGCCCCGGCGGCGATCGCGGCGGCGGCGACGGCTGATCGGGTAGTGTCCACGGAGATGAAAACGTCGGATCGCTTCCGGATGGATTCGATGACGGGGCACACGCGGTCGATCTGCTTGGCCTCGGGGACGGGATTCGAGCCCGGGCGTGTGGTTTCTCCGCCGACATCGACGATGTCGGCACCCTGCGCGATCATCGACAGGGCGTGCGACAAGGCCTGTTCGGGGGCCTCATACCTGCCGCCGTCCGAGAAGGAATCGGGGGTCAAGTTCAGAATCCCCATGATCCGTGGGTTTCCGGGCTCGAGATCCAGGTAACGATCGCGGCATCGAAGCCGAAAAGGCATCCACCCGTTTTCGTCGGATGCAGCCGCCATCGACTGCTTCTCAGGTCGTCGGTTGGGCGTTTTCGTCCCCGGTCGGTGTCGGCACGGGAGCCGATGTCATTTCGTTGATGATGCTCAAGATGACTGCCCCGTCGACCACTTCCTTCTCGAGCAGCGTCCGAGCCACCTTGTGCAGCACGTCGATGTTGGTGCCGAGAATCTTGCGGGCCTTGTCGTAGGAGGCCGTGATGATATCGCGGATTTCGCGGTCGATATCTCTCGCCGTCGATTCGCTGTAGTCCTGGTGCCGGTTGATGTCGCGACCCAGGAAGATCGCTTCCTGCTGCTTCTGGCCGAAGGTCATCGGCCCCATCTTTTCGCTCATGCCCCATTCGCAGACCATTTTGCGGGCCAGGGTGGTGGCGCGCTCGATGTCGTTGCCGGCGCCGGTCGTCAATTCGTTCTCGACCAGCTCTTCGGCGACACGCCCCCCCATGAGGATGGTGATGTTGTTGGTGAGGTATTGCCGCGAATAGGTGTGCCGCTCGTCGATCGGAAGCTGCTGGGTGAGACCGAGCGCCATCCCGCGAGGAATGATGCTGACCTTGTGGATCGGGTCGGTGCCGGGAATCATCGAGGCGACGATCGCGTGACCGGCTTCGTGATAGGCGGTCGATTTCTTTTCTTCGTCGCTGATGATCATGGACCGCCGCTCGCGGCCCATCATGACCTTGTCCTTGGCCATCTCGAAGCAATCCATCGTGACCTTGGCCATTTCTTTCCCTGCCGCGTAGAGTGCGGCTTCGTTGCAGAGGTTGGCCAGGTCGGCCCCGGTGAAGCCGGGGGTTCCCTTCGCGAGCACGTTGAGGTTGACGTCGTCGCCCAGGGGGATCTTGCTGGTATGCACGCCGAGGATCTGCTCGCGCCCCTTGACGTCGGGCTTGGGAACGACGACCTGACGGTCGAAGCGGCCCGGGCGAAGGAGCGCGGGATCGAGGACGTCGGGCCGGTTGGTTGCCGCGATCAGGATCAGCCCTTCGGTGGATTCGAATCCGTCCATCTCGACCAGCAGCTGGTTGAGCGTCTGCTCGCGTTCGTCGTGCCCCCCGCCAAGACCGGATCCGCGATGGCGCCCGACGGCGTCGATTTCGTCGATGAAGATGATGCAGGGGGCGGATTTCTTGCCCTGGATGAACAGGTCGCGCACCCGCGCGGCGCCGACGCCTACGAACATCTCGACGAAGTCGGACCCGCTGATCGAGAAGAACGGAACACCGGCCTCACCGGCGATGGCCTTGGCCAGGAGCGTTTTACCCGTGCCGGGCGAGCCGACCAGCAGAACGCCCTTGGGAATACGGCCGCCGAGGCGGGTGAACTTCTTGGGGTCCCGCAGGAAGGCGATGATCTCCTGAAGCTCTTCCTTGGCTTCCTCGATTCCCGCCACGTCGGAGAAGGTCACCTTGTTGGTCGTTTCGGTCAGCAGCTTGGCGCGGCTTTTCCCGAACGACATCGCCTTGCCCCCGCCGGCCTGCATCTGGCGCATGAAGAAGATCCAGACGCCGATCAGCAACAGCATCGGCAGCCAGGAGACGATCAGCGTCATGTACCACGGGTTGTCGTCGAGCGGTTTGGCGGTGATCCGGACGTTTTTCTCGCGAAGGTTGCTGACCAGCTCGGGATCGTCGGGCGCATAGGTGCGGAACTGTTTCTTGTCCTTTCCCGAGGCGTCGGTGTACTTGCCCGTGATCTCCTGGCCGCGGATGACGACTTCCTTCACTTTCCCTGCATCGACAGAGGCGACGAATTCGGAAAAGGGCACTTCGACCTGCTCGACCTTCTGTGTCTTGAACGTATTGAACAAGAAGACCATGGCCAGCGCGATGACCAACCAGACGCCGAGATTCCTGTAGAACTGGTTCAATGTGAGGACTCCCCTGTAGACCGATCTATGAGGTAAGTAGCAAGTTTAACATAACGGGTGCGCGGACAGGCAGAGGAGCTTCCGTGTGCCCGGAATGACCGGAGCGGTTTCGGAGCGGCACAGGCCGGGGATCCAGAGAATATCGCCATTCGCATCCCGGACGACTCCCCTTCCCCACCGTTCGGCCCTCGGGACCTTCCGGTCGATCATGATCTCCTTCACTTTCCGCCTGCCTTTCCCGCCGAAAGGGGTGACAGCGTCTCCCTTGACGAGCGGGCCGATCGACAGCGGGAAAAGGATTTTACCGGGATCGAAGTAGACGGTCCAGGGCGATTGTTCGGCGAAGGCTTTCATCCGTTTTGCCGCGACGGCCGGTGAAACCTCGGTAATCCGGATTTCAAGAGGAACCGGGCCGCCCCAATGATATACCCCCGGGGAATTCGGCAACGCTTCCCGTGACTTGCCAAGATTTGATGCGTCGGGGAATGGATTCGATTCGCCGGGGACCAGCGACACGATCTCGTAGTTGTTCTGGAAGCGCAGCTTCCCCCCCGCCCGGATGGCGGCCGAGGGGCTTCCGTCCACGATGGTGCGGTCGAGCTGGCCCAGAAGCCGCTCGTTCGCCGCTTTCCCGGCATGGTCGAGGACAAGCCGATAGAGAACCGCAATCCGGACGGGGGACGGTAGCCTGGAATATGAGGGACGACGAAAAGAAGGCGGGTTTCCGCGGAGGTTCCGCCGGATCCAGCGGGTCGCGGTCGACCGGATAAAATCGTCGAGTTCGCGGAATCGCTCTCCCATCAGGTGGATGCGCGACGTGACCCCTGCGCCGTATCGCTGGACGAGCAGCGGAATCAGGATGTTCCGGAGCCAGTTGCGTTCGAACCGGATGTCTGCGTTGCTTTCGTCTAACCGCCAGGCGTGCCCTGCGGTTTCGAGGCCCTGGATGATCTCGGACCGCCACACGTCGAGGAGCGGCCGTTCGACCCCGCCTTCCCCGGAACGGGGGATCCCTTTTAGCCCCGTGATTCCGGAGCCCTCGAAAAATCGCATCAGGATCGTCTCGACCTGGTCGTCGGCCGTGTGCGCCACCAGCAGGCGGCGAATGCCACGGGCTTCGCAACTCTTTTTGAGGAAGGCGTATCGCTGTTCGCGCGCGCGTTCTTCGAGGCCCGGGGCTGCCCCGTTCCCTGCGGCCTCGACACGCTCGACGACGAGGGGGAAGCCGAGCGATTCTGCGAGCGTTTCGACGAACCGCTGATCCTCGTCTGACGCCAGCCCTCTGAGACGGTGATTCAAGTGAAGCGCCAACGGCGGCGGTTCGCCTTTTTCGGCGCACAACTCCAGCGTGCGATGGAGCAGGTATACGGAGTCGGGGCCGCCGGAAAGGGCGATGGCGACTTTCGGTTTCCGGGTACGGCTCCGCCGATTCGCAGCGGGAGACAAGGCTGCCTTATCGCAACCCGTTGAGTGTCTTTCGTGCGTCCTCGTTGCCCGGGAACTTCGCATCAATGCCCAATGCCGCCTTCAGTTCGGAAACCGCTTCCTTCCCCTTTCCCAACTTGGCGAGGATCATCCCGTAGTGATAACGAATCGAGGGGTTGCCGGCCGCCCGTTTCGCCGACTCGGAAATGATGGGGAGCGCGGAATCGTAGAGTCCCTTGCGATAGTAGATCCAGCCAAGGGTGTCGCCGACGTTGGGGTCTTCGGGGGCGGATTCGCGCGCGATCTGGGCGAATTTGAGCGCCTCGTCGAGGTTGCCGCCATGGTCGGCCAGGTTCGCCGCCAGGTTGTTCGCGGCCAGGGGGTTCTTCGGGGAGAGCGCCAGTGCGCGGCGATATTGCGTGTTGGCCTCGTCGATCTTGTTCCGGGAATTGAGAACGACGCCGAGGATCGTATGAGCGCCGACGCTCTTGTCATTCTTTTCGACCGCTTTCCGGAAGCGGGCCTCGGCCTCGGGAAGCTTGTTCTGGCTCATGTACAACATGCCGAGTTCGTAATACGGCGTGGCGAAATCGGGTGCGAGGTCGATCGCCTTCAGGAACGCGGCTTCGGCCTCGGGTGGCTTGCGGGCGGCCGCCTGGAACTTGCCTTCGAGCGTCCGGACCAGCGGATTCTTCGGGTCTTTAGACACGGCTTCCTGCAATACCTTTTCGGCCTTGTCGGTTTCTTTCGCAGCGCCCAACGCGAAGACGTACTCGGTGACCGCGCCCAGATCCTTGGGATTGAGCGCAACCGCCTGCGAGAAGTATCCGGCGGCCTCCTTCGGCTTGCCCTGCAGCTTGCGGGAAAACCCCATCTTCATGTAGCCGGTGGGCGATTTCGGGATTTGTTTGATGAGCGCGCCGTAGACCTGCTCAGCCTTTTTCCATTCCTTTCGCATCAGGAAGGAATCGCCGTAGATGATGGCGGCGGGGGCGCTGGCCTGGTTGAGCTTTAGGATCTCGACGGCTTCCTTTTCGGCGCCTTCGGGGTTGTTCGTTTTTAGGTAAAGGTCGCCAAGGACGAGATGCGCCCGGATGTCGCGCGGATCGGATTTGACGGCTTCCTCGACCTCCTTGCGGCCCGAGTCGACGCGTCCCTGCATGATGTCGACCATCCCGTTGTAAAGATGCGCCTTCGAATTCGTCGCGTCCTGCTTGATGACCTCGGTGAAGAGCGCCTTGGCGTCATCGGGTTTCTTCTCGAGAAGTGCGAGCCGCCCCTTGAGATACTTCCCCTCGAGGTCTTTGGCGTTTTCCTTGAGGATGGCCTCGATCACGGGCTTGGCTTCGGTTGCCTTGCCCATCTCGATCTTGATCCCGGCCAGCGCCTTGCGCGCCCTTTGGGAATTGCTTTCCTTGATCAGCGCGTTGAGTTCCTTCTCGGCGGCCGGAAGGTTGTCCTGGAAAAGAAAATGCTCGGAAAGCGCGAGGCGAACCGATTCCTTGTCTTTCGAGAGCGCGATGGCCTTCCGGTATTCCTTCTCTCCTTCGATCCCGTCGCCGGTCGCGAAATGAAGATTTCCCCGCGCGATGAGCGGTTCGGGGGAGGATGGCGCCGCGGCGGCGGCCTTGTCGTACCATTCGGTCGCGGATTTCGTGTCTTTCCGGACCAGCGCCAGGTTTCCGAGAGACAGCAGCGGCCGAATGTTCCGGGGGGCGAGCTCTGAGGCCTTCTTCATGTGTGCGGTGGCGACGTCGATCTTGCCCTCCTTGAGGGCGAGACCGGAGAGCAGGATGTACCCTTCCGGCGCAGCAGGTTGGCTCGCGACGATGTTGTCGGCGAGGAGGCGCGCCTCCTTGATCTGTCCGGAGGCGACATAGAGCTCGGCCAGCTTCCCCTTGGCCTCGAAGTTGGCGGGATCGAGCTCGACGGTCTTCTGAAGCTCGAGGTAGGCACCGCGGTAATCCTTGGTGGCCATCAGCGACTGGGCCAGCTTCCAGTGGACCTTCCCGTTGTTCGGATCGGCTTTTGCGGCATTCTTGAATTCGATCACGGCTTCCCGGAATTTTTCCTTGGCAACGTAATCGTCGCCCCGCTTCATATGCTTCGCCATGAGCTCCCGGGGGGAATTCGAGCAGGATGCGATGCACAGGACCGCGAAGGCCATAAACATCCAAAACGCCAATCTGTTCGACATCAGGACCCCCGACGAGATTTGTTTTCCCGAGCATACATCAAAGAACGTACCAAACAAAACAGGATAAGGAGAACCCGTTCCGATCAAGGGGAAACGGAAATTCTCTGCCGTTATTGGGCGGCCTTGGTGTGTAAATTGTTTCCTCTTATAGG is a genomic window containing:
- a CDS encoding NAD(P)H-hydrate dehydratase, translating into MKIVTAHQMAELDRVSIEEYGIPSVALMENAGRACTDRILMVFEDKGLSPQEASVAIVCGRGNNGGDGFVIARHLHNRGAYVEVFLLDEEDRLSPDAHLQIEILKKMDVEIHIVRDTEGVDDLRSYLEEVHLCVDAILGTGLKNPLTGLIREVVETINLSMATVFAVDIPSGIDATTGRILGEAIRADYTGTFGLLKVGQMLLPGSIHCGETDVYDIGIPSRAVFEADIKTEALDERTVKSMLSIRPPDFHKGDAGRVYILGGSPGMTGAPCLAGRAALRMGAGLITVIVPESLRPIVEAKLMEVMSIGVADQGKGFFTSESLPQIVEAISRADVAVIGPGMGTFPGAKAFMSDLIPLIRVPFIIDADGLNALEGDLGILRTAKAPCILTPHPGEMSRLTGESIDAIESSRLAAARHLAEEQNVTVILKGARTVIATPMGDVFINTTGNPYMASGGMGDTLSGMIAALASQGLSPNDAACAGVYLHGMSADILVRRHPISPVSATDVIENIFEALQHTLGDPQEEE
- a CDS encoding holo-ACP synthase, producing the protein MIVGTGIDIVEISRIEQLLGRYPERFVSRVFTDAEAQYAFSGVLASERLAGRFAVKEAVMKAFGTGKSQGILWRDVETIRTPSGKPEVRLHGQALKWLEKIGADTIHVSITHDGGRAVAFVIIERKGILS
- a CDS encoding pyridoxine 5'-phosphate synthase; the protein is MTRPPEIAGRRRLGVNIDHIATLRQARGGQSPDPVFAAGIAEHHGADGITIHLREDRRHIQDRDLELLLKTVQTRINLEMAATEEMIGIALAAKPYSATLVPEKRKELTTEGGLDVARQKESVRAGVARLKASGILVSLFIDADPAQIAASSDIGADAIEIHTGPFCEAFNRRHYDRALATMARAAESAANLGLKVFAGHGLDVRSIVPVLAIPEIEEFNIGHSIMARAIFIGLGPAVREIADLIHGR
- the glmM gene encoding phosphoglucosamine mutase is translated as MSRKLFGTDGVRGVANTDPMTVETALALGQAVVHVFRNHTGRHKVVIGKDTRLSGYMFETALSAGICAMGGDVLLVGPLPTPGIAFLTHSMRADAGVVISASHNPYQDNGIKFFGRDGFKLPDELEARIEELATGEILKTLRPPSPQIGKAQRIDDATGRYIVFLKNTFPSHLSLEGLRIAVDCGNGAAYKIAPQVFQELGAEVIPIGISPNGTNINELCGSLHPEIVSSKVREVRADLGISLDGDADRVIVVDRNGNVINGDRIMAICANELKRTNRLKNDTVVATVMSNIGLELYLKERGIRLVRTAVGDRYVVEAMRAGGFNFGGEQSGHLVFLDHATTGDGVLAALQLLAVMVETGRPLEDLGTELAVFPQVLRNVRLERRVPIEEFPGFVAAMSEFEKQLGNRGRIVVRYSGTEPLLRIMAEGEDQSQVDAIVYALAEKAGNEFQ
- a CDS encoding CdaR family protein, which codes for MSRISHFLRVSLLSNFAFKLIAVVLSIVLWWFIAGENQVQVGLVVPLEIRNLPAGALITNKVERQVEVRLSGPPSVLGNLKPDDISASINLSTMRPGRRIVTLDERSIRVPPGLLLTRIYPTAVEVVLERLDRRRLPVVPRIVVPPSIRSRISRIEVDPRTVEVEAPPGAFAQVGSLSTEEIVPENGKGLYTTMARVELWTVHAKIVGNPVVRVRIHFR
- the cdaA gene encoding diadenylate cyclase CdaA, encoding MLSLIPQIRPADILDILLVAFIIYWILVFIRGTRAVQMVSGLLLVMGLFVLSKKIGMVTFQWIVGNFLGSLMVILVVIFQTEIRRGLAKVGQSSFFGPRVSIPTIDFLEVFGNGIFSLAATRTGAIVLFERENGLQEFVENGKAIDATYSNELLAAIFSTASPIHDGAVVVRNERIAAAAVILPIPGDTSDTRGMGTRHRASWGIASETDTIAVVVSEETGNVSIFHDRTATRVNSSVELRDTLRVLFGKKESAR
- the folP gene encoding dihydropteroate synthase, whose product is MGILNLTPDSFSDGGRYEAPEQALSHALSMIAQGADIVDVGGETTRPGSNPVPEAKQIDRVCPVIESIRKRSDVFISVDTTRSAVAAAAIAAGADIVNDTSALADDEEMAEVVSRSGAAIVLMHRQGIPATMQQAPHYDAFFPELLTGLRRRIALAEGKGILADQIVIDPGVGFGKRFEDNLEIHRSLHLLHSLSKPILFASSRKSFLGVVSGGPPADRLAASIASNVIAAWQGAHMVRVHDVSATREAVALVAAVRKGSAC
- the ftsH gene encoding ATP-dependent zinc metalloprotease FtsH → MNQFYRNLGVWLVIALAMVFLFNTFKTQKVEQVEVPFSEFVASVDAGKVKEVVIRGQEITGKYTDASGKDKKQFRTYAPDDPELVSNLREKNVRITAKPLDDNPWYMTLIVSWLPMLLLIGVWIFFMRQMQAGGGKAMSFGKSRAKLLTETTNKVTFSDVAGIEEAKEELQEIIAFLRDPKKFTRLGGRIPKGVLLVGSPGTGKTLLAKAIAGEAGVPFFSISGSDFVEMFVGVGAARVRDLFIQGKKSAPCIIFIDEIDAVGRHRGSGLGGGHDEREQTLNQLLVEMDGFESTEGLILIAATNRPDVLDPALLRPGRFDRQVVVPKPDVKGREQILGVHTSKIPLGDDVNLNVLAKGTPGFTGADLANLCNEAALYAAGKEMAKVTMDCFEMAKDKVMMGRERRSMIISDEEKKSTAYHEAGHAIVASMIPGTDPIHKVSIIPRGMALGLTQQLPIDERHTYSRQYLTNNITILMGGRVAEELVENELTTGAGNDIERATTLARKMVCEWGMSEKMGPMTFGQKQQEAIFLGRDINRHQDYSESTARDIDREIRDIITASYDKARKILGTNIDVLHKVARTLLEKEVVDGAVILSIINEMTSAPVPTPTGDENAQPTT
- the tilS gene encoding tRNA lysidine(34) synthetase TilS — protein: MSPAANRRSRTRKPKVAIALSGGPDSVYLLHRTLELCAEKGEPPPLALHLNHRLRGLASDEDQRFVETLAESLGFPLVVERVEAAGNGAAPGLEERAREQRYAFLKKSCEARGIRRLLVAHTADDQVETILMRFFEGSGITGLKGIPRSGEGGVERPLLDVWRSEIIQGLETAGHAWRLDESNADIRFERNWLRNILIPLLVQRYGAGVTSRIHLMGERFRELDDFIRSTATRWIRRNLRGNPPSFRRPSYSRLPSPVRIAVLYRLVLDHAGKAANERLLGQLDRTIVDGSPSAAIRAGGKLRFQNNYEIVSLVPGESNPFPDASNLGKSREALPNSPGVYHWGGPVPLEIRITEVSPAVAAKRMKAFAEQSPWTVYFDPGKILFPLSIGPLVKGDAVTPFGGKGRRKVKEIMIDRKVPRAERWGRGVVRDANGDILWIPGLCRSETAPVIPGTRKLLCLSAHPLC